A stretch of Pogona vitticeps strain Pit_001003342236 chromosome 5, PviZW2.1, whole genome shotgun sequence DNA encodes these proteins:
- the ENOPH1 gene encoding enolase-phosphatase E1: protein MVGFTVPAEVRAFLLDIEGTTTPITFVKDILFPYIKDHIQDYLRAHWEEEECQEDVGLLRKQAEEDSRLDGVVPIPMESRDGEEEIERIIQAVVDNVCWQMSSDRKTTALKQLQGHIWRAAYETGHVKGELFEDVVPAVRKWKEAGKKVYIYSSGSVEAQKLLFGNSTEGDVSELIDGYFDTKIGAKFDHESYQRIAANIGCSTNNILFLTDVTREADAAEEADMHVAVVIRPGNAGLTDDEKSYYRLLTSFNELFLPSST from the exons ATGGTGGGGTTCACGGTGCCCGCAGAAGTCCGCGCGTTCCTCTTGGACATCGAAGGCACCACGACCCCCATAACGTTTGTCAAG GACATTTTGTTCCCTTACATCAAAGACCACATTCAGGATTACCTGCGGGCACACTGGGAAGAGGAGGAATGCCAAGAAGATGTCGGCCTTTTGAGGAAACAG GCTGAAGAAGATTCTCGCCTGGACGGTGTTGTGCCGATCCCAATggagagcagagatggggaagagGAGATAGAACGGATCATCCAGGCTGTTGTTGACAACGTCTGCTGGCAGATGTCTTCAGACAGAAAGACCACGGCCTTAAAGCAGCTCCAGGGTCACATATGGAGGGCAGCGTATGAGACTGGCCACGTGAAGGGCGA GCTCTTTGAGGATGTGGTTCCAGCAGTGAGAAAGTGGAAAGAAGCAGGCAAGAAGGTTTATATTTATTCATCTGGGAGTGTAGAGGCACAAAAACTCTTGTTTGGGAATTCTACAGAAGGTGATGTTTCAGAG CTCATTGATGGCTATTTTGACACCAAAATAGGTGCCAAATTTGACCACGAGAGTTACCAGCGGATAGCTGCGAACATTGGATGTTCCACAAATAATATCCTGTTTTTGACAGATGTCACTCGAG aagCAGATGCTGCTGAAGAGGCTGACATGCACGTTGCTGTAGTAATCCGGCCAGGGAATGCAGGACTGACAGATGATGAGAAGTCGTATTACAGACTCCTAACCTCTTTCAATGAACTGTTCCTGCCCTCATCCACTTAA